The window GTTGCCTTTCTTTACTTCGCGCGTCCGGTGGTTTTGCCGGTCTTCCTGGCTTGTGTGGCGGGGATGGCCCTGAAACCGCTCATCCGCTGGATGTCTTACTGTCGCATTCGACCACCGTTCGCGGCAGCGATCGTGTTGAGTGTTTTGCTGACCGGCGTCGGGGTGGGTTTCTACCATTTGTGGCGGCCCGCAATGACGTGGGTGAATGACGCGCCCGAACACATGACGCAGTTGCGACAACGGGTCCAGATGATTTTCCCGCGCGGCTCCAGGATCACCCAGGCCGCCGCCGCGGTGAACAATCTCGGCGCGACGGAGGAGGAAAAAAAGGAAGCACAAACGAAAGCGCCCTCGGTCGAGGTGAAAGACAGCCGCGGCACCAGCTCGTTCATGAGCTGGACTGGCACGTTGCTGGCGGGAGTCGGCGAGACGTTGGTGTTGCTCTACCTGTTGCTCGCCTCGGGCGACCTGTTCTTGCAGAAACTGGTCCACGTGATGCCCACCTTGCGTGACAAAAAGCGCGCGGTCGAGATCAGCCATGAGATTCAGCAAAACATTTCCAACTACCTGTTTTCCGTTACGCTGATCAACCTTGGCTTGGGCATGGCTGTGAGTGGGGGTCTGTACTTCATGGGCGTTCCCAATGCCGCCCTCTGGGGAATCCTTGCTGCAGTGTTCAATTTTGTTCCCTACTTCGGCCCCGTCGCCGGAGTCTTCATGCTGGCCAGCGTCGGCCTCCTTACTTTCGACACGCTGTGGATGGGACTCCTGCCGCCCGCCTGGTATCTGCTGCTCCATCTGTTGGAAGCGAACTTTATTACCCCGGTCTTGCTGGGCCGCCGCTTTACGCTCAATCCGGTGGTCATTTTTGTTTCGTTGATCTTCTGGACATGGCTTTGGGGAGTGCCGGGCGCTTTGTTGTCGGTACCAATCCTGGTGTCGATCAAGGTCATTTGCGACCACCTCCCCGCGATGTCGCACGTCAGCGAACTCCTGTGCCGATCCGCCAAACCACTTCCTGTCAGCTAGGCCAAATGAATCCTTCGGCCGAACAAATAGTGAGCCGGCAGGGCGCGTGGAGTCGCTTCGTTCTCCAACCCGTGGCGGGCGTGGGCAACTTCGTTTGTACGCAGTGGGACGAGGTGCGGCACGCGACGGCGGTGATCGGGACGGCGTTATCCGTTTGCGTTCGCCCGCGTTACTGGGTGCGCACGGTGCGCCGGGCATTGGCGCATCAGGTGGTCACGATCGGGGTTGAGTCGGTCGGATTTGTCTGTGGGGTGGCGGTGTTTGTCGGCATTGCAGTGGTGGTGCAACTGACGTTCTGGATCGGCGAAGCCGGACAGTCACAAATGCTCGGGCCGCTGTTGTTGACCGTGGTGGCGCGGGAACTCGGCCCGGTGCTGATCAACCTCGTGGTGATCGTTCGCTGCGGCAGCGCCATGGCCACCGAACTGGGCATCATGAAAATCGGCGGGCGGGTTCGCGTGCTCGAGGCGCAGGGCATCGCGCCGTTCACCTATCTCGTCGTGCCCCGGGTTTT of the Verrucomicrobiota bacterium genome contains:
- a CDS encoding ABC transporter permease; this translates as MNPSAEQIVSRQGAWSRFVLQPVAGVGNFVCTQWDEVRHATAVIGTALSVCVRPRYWVRTVRRALAHQVVTIGVESVGFVCGVAVFVGIAVVVQLTFWIGEAGQSQMLGPLLLTVVARELGPVLINLVVIVRCGSAMATELGIMKIGGRVRVLEAQGIAPFTYLVVPRVLGAAISTFCLTILFILVAFASGYLFGVMLGKGSSDWLLFANSVFNAVRPEDVSNVVAKSILPALFASASCCIGGLGVTGSVLAVPQATQRALARSVTGMFVICAVVSLLTYL
- a CDS encoding AI-2E family transporter — encoded protein: MEAATITPPSAAMDDPAVAEMPRGETPGNEAPSVEAIAPVTMKTTPVQIALVALGAVAFLYFARPVVLPVFLACVAGMALKPLIRWMSYCRIRPPFAAAIVLSVLLTGVGVGFYHLWRPAMTWVNDAPEHMTQLRQRVQMIFPRGSRITQAAAAVNNLGATEEEKKEAQTKAPSVEVKDSRGTSSFMSWTGTLLAGVGETLVLLYLLLASGDLFLQKLVHVMPTLRDKKRAVEISHEIQQNISNYLFSVTLINLGLGMAVSGGLYFMGVPNAALWGILAAVFNFVPYFGPVAGVFMLASVGLLTFDTLWMGLLPPAWYLLLHLLEANFITPVLLGRRFTLNPVVIFVSLIFWTWLWGVPGALLSVPILVSIKVICDHLPAMSHVSELLCRSAKPLPVS